The Schistocerca cancellata isolate TAMUIC-IGC-003103 chromosome 4, iqSchCanc2.1, whole genome shotgun sequence genome contains a region encoding:
- the LOC126184953 gene encoding uncharacterized protein LOC126184953 encodes MSEVALACQKSCVVSIVSVKMKGFAIVVFLSILAISHYVEAKPAGASPDASTKNKSSDSEIAVPPNNGKPGSDDVPTTLVPVGSTVITNGEVPTLAPGATQSTTLSSSINIATVAPTSMNGSAQAHNDSANTTTTTTTTTQSSSSDSSPTTTTIASTTTTNSSSSTEPTPLPTSTSSKQIVTSPIPFVETSTQSIPVKDRRFDGPSFIGGIVLSLGTMAIGFVAFKFYKARTERNYHTL; translated from the exons ATGAGTGAAGTTGCTCTTGCGTGTCAGAAGTCGTGCGTTGTAAGCATCGTGTCAGTAAAGATGAAGGGTTTTGCTATAGTGGTTTTTCTTTCCATTCTAGCCATTTCTCATTATGTTGAAGCTAAACCTGCTGGAGCTT CACCCGACGCGTCGACAAAGAATAAAAGTTCAGACAGTGAAATCGCTGTACCGCCGAATAATGGGAAACCTGGAAGTGATGACGTGCCAACCACCTTAGTACCTGTTGGAAGCACCGTAATTACAAATGGGGAAGTGCCAACTCTTGCACCTGGCGCGACACAAAGTACCACTTTATCCAGCAGCATTAACATAGCCACTGTAGCTCCTACCAGCATGAATGGTTCTGCACAAGCCCATAATGATTCagcaaatactactactactactactacaacaactcAGAGCTCAAGTTCTGACTCATCACCAACTACAACTACTATTGCTAGTACAACTACAACTAACAGTTCATCGAGTACCGAACCAACTCCATTACCCACGTCAACATCATCAAAACAAATTGTTACTTCGCCAATCCCATTTGTAGAAACGTCAACTCAGTCAATTCCAGTAAAAGATCGCAGATTTGATGGCCCAAGCTTCATTG gtGGAATTGTGCTTTCTTTGGGCACAATGGCAATTGGATTTGTGGCTTTCAAGTTCTACAAAGCTCGTACAGAAAGGAACTATCACACTCTTTAA